Proteins encoded in a region of the Diabrotica undecimpunctata isolate CICGRU chromosome 10, icDiaUnde3, whole genome shotgun sequence genome:
- the LOC140452219 gene encoding uncharacterized protein, whose product MELLVKLIEKIITTFKNRAKINSINAWSDSQIALSWIKQPANNYNTFVSNRVANIQNIGKNLRWRHIKSQLNPADLLSRGVFNQKTFSFWFHGPEFLLNPKIYFDEIDTFEQIEHLPEVKKIALLVVNHAPKNWITMFERFSNFSKLQNAVAYVFRFLYNMKHSNEKIKGTLTLKEISNAHDFIIKTIQQQYFATDIARLLEKELVVDKKLLPLNPFLDSSGIVRVGGRLQYADLDFNNKFPILLPANDHVVSLLIKKEHCRLGHSGPQNVLGNLRLRYWPLSGVKYVKRISKKCLTCYRFNAQTASQLMSPLPLDRVRISRAFYTVGVDFAGPLFIRASRLRKAQTLKCYFAIFVCMATKAIHLELVSELSSNAFLATFKRFISRRGNPHTIYSDNGTNFVGANNQLKELNNFFRSNSEFDKIRAYLAQTEIQWKFIPPRSPHWGGLWESAVKSTKFHLVRLTSNSVLIFEELYTVLTQIEAILNSRPLYALSNDPNDLQPLTPGHFLIGTPLTAFPEIDVTNTPVNRLSIWKQISKIQQSFWKRWSADYLNNLQHRPKWLLPNTDNKVNDLVLIASENTPVDKEAGS is encoded by the coding sequence ATGGAACTCTTAGTCAAATTGATTGAAAAAATTATAACGACCTTTAAAAACCGTGCAAAGATTAATTCTATAAACGCATGGTCAGATTCGCAAATTGCTCTCAGCTGGATTAAACAACCCGCTAATAATTATAATACATTTGTTTCGAATAGAGTGGCCAACATTCAGAATATTGGTAAAAATCTAAGGTGGAGACatattaaatcacaattaaatcCCGCAGATCTTTTGTCCCGCGGTGTATTTAATCAAAAAACATTTTCGTTTTGGTTTCATGGACCTGAGTTTTTGCTAAatcccaaaatatattttgatgaaattgaTACTTTTGAGCAAATTGAGCATTTGCCGGAAGTAAAGAAAATAGCTCTATTAGTTGTTAATCATGCACCAAAGAATTGGATAACTATGTTTGAGAGATTTTCAAACTTTTCAAAATTACAAAACGCAGTAGCTTACGTATTTAGGTTTTTGTATAATATGAAACATAGTAATGAAAAAATTAAGGGTACTTTGACACTTAAAGAAATTTCGAACGCTCATGATTTCATCATCAAAACTATTCAGCAACAATATTTTGCAACCGATATAGCCCGCTTATTAGAAAAAGAACTAGTCGTAGACAAAAAATTGCTCCCTCTTAATCCTTTTTTAGACTCCTCTGGAATTGTACGTGTTGGAGGACGCTTGCAATATGCAGATTTGGACTTTAATAATAAATTCCCTATATTGCTGCCAGCAAATGATCATGTTGTTTCTTTGCTCATTAAAAAGGAACATTGTAGACTAGGACACAGTGGTCCTCAAAATGTGTTAGGCAATCTGCGCCTACGATATTGGCCTTTAAGTGGGGTCAAGTATGTTAAACGCATTAGCAAAAAATGCCTTACATGTTATAGATTCAATGCACAAACCGCATCACAACTTATGTCTCCACTCCCATTGGATAGAGTTAGAATCTCGCGCGCTTTCTACACTGTAGGTGTAGATTTTGCAGGTCCTCTGTTTATTAGGGCTTCTAGATTACGAAAGGCGCAAACGCTTAAAtgttattttgcaatatttgtttGCATGGCTACAAAAGCCATTCATTTAGAATTGGTTAGTGAATTATCTTCTAACGCTTTTTTAGCAACGTTCAAACGATTCATTTCCCGTCGAGGCAATCCTCACACTATCTATAGTGACAACGGGACTAACTTTGTTGGTGCCAATAATCAACTTAAGGAATTAAATAATTTCTTCAGATCAAATTCTGAATTTGACAAAATTAGAGCTTATTTAGCTCAAACCGAGATTCAGTGGAAGTTTATTCCTCCCAGATCACCTCATTGGGGTGGACTCTGGGAGTCAGCAGTAAAAAGTACCAAGTTTCATTTAGTACGTTTAACGAGTAATTCTGTATTGATTTTCGAGGAGTTATATACAGTTTTAACCCAAATAGAAGCTATTTTAAATTCTCGACCGCTTTATGCATTATCTAATGACCCTAATGATTTACAACCATTAACTCCGGGGCATTTCTTAATCGGTACTCCCTTAACCGCATTTCCTGAGATTGATGTTACAAATACGCCTGTTAACAGACTTTCTATCTGGAAACAAATTTCGAAAATACAGCAATCTTTTTGGAAACGTTGGTCTGCTGACTATTTAAATAATCTACAACATCGCCCAAAATGGCTCCTTCCCAACACAGATAATAAAGTAAATGATCTAGTTCTAATCGCAAGTGAAAATACACCAGTAGATAAGGAAGCGGGGTCCTGA
- the LOC140451848 gene encoding uncharacterized protein → MATVPCQLVILTEDPVHFPIETAFLIIKELFVYGVKEVSLKGSKIFVSLSYTPNSKSLKKKFGNLPVRYMRTKVKTEQEFQILENVVKRYRFNLLDDELEEFERHQQVQKQLGLKRPLYIQEAPDEALASTSSKKQRTVPPSTIVHIEEECDENDLNIDHFLSQRT, encoded by the exons ATGGCAACAGTACCCTGTCAGTTGGTAATTTTAACTGAAGATCCGGTTCATTTTCCTATTGAAACGGCTTTCCTTATTATAAAGGAATTGTTTGT ATATGGTGTCAAAGAGGTGTCTCTTAAGGGAAGTAAAATATTTGTGAGTCTCAGCTATACACCCAATAGCAAAAGTCTTAAAAAGAAATTTGGGAATCTTCCGGTTCGGTATATGAGGACCAAAGTAAAGACAGAGCAAGAATTCCAAATTTTAGAGAATGTCGTAAAACGATACAGATTTAACTTGTTGGACGATGAATTGGAAGAGTTTGAGCGACATCAACAAGTCCAAAAGCAACTTGGGTTGAAGAGACCACTATACATACAAGAGGCACCGGATGAGGCTCTTGCCTCAACATCAAGCAAGAAGCAAAGAACGGTTCCTCCAAGTACAATAGTACATATAGAAGAAGAATGTGATGAGAATGATCTGAATATAGATCATTTTCTAAGTCAAAGGACATAA
- the LOC140452220 gene encoding E3 SUMO-protein ligase KIAA1586-like gives MAVKAVWTDFKALYNHFIEASEDKQRDSKQRSTYKGLCSTLSSTTFVRNLALMFDALEELSDLSLQLQKSSLNLIQAHSDVTLLIKVFENRVENMGRRSVEAKIAIDDLMFQDVKLCFRSKIPSIPEKQFYRSLANNLTSRLLSSSNAAENYTKIMNDIKVIHPMYWPKDLSITYGECEIQRICGRFKISSSQDIIRDFRHFKQGLKPMLSGEKPTILEQPPSFKKLISIINSIAVSSAECERGFSAMNLIMSSLRSSLYISTVCDLLRIRLLGPPVARYNPERHVKTWLAKGHHSALDTKSKQRGQKTYNEDSIALWELFS, from the coding sequence ATGGCGGTGAAAGCAGTTTGGACAGATTTTAAAGCTTTGTACAATCATTTCATTGAAGCATCTGAAGACAAACAAAGGGACTCGAAGCAACGTTCAACTTACAAAGGGCTTTGTAGTACATTATCTTCTACAACTTTTGTACGCAACCTGGCATTGATGTTCGATGCTCTAGAAGAGTTATCGGATTTGTCCTTACAGCTTCAAAAATCAAGCCTCAACCTTATCCAAGCCCACAGTGATGTAACACTGTTAATCAAAGTGTTTGAAAACCGAGTTGAAAACATGGGTAGACGTTCAGTGGAAGCTAAAATTGCTATTGACGATTTGATGTTTCAAGATGTTAAACTTTGTTTTAGATCCAAGATACCCAGTATTCCAGAAAAACAGTTCTATCGGAGCCTCGCTAACAACTTGACTTCAAGGTTGCTATCATCTTCAAATGCGGCTGAAAACTACACCAAAATCATGAATGACATCAAAGTGATCCACCCCATGTATTGGCCAAAAGACTTATCCATCACCTACGGAGAATGTGAGATCCAGCGAATCTGCGGTAGATTTAAGATTAGCAGCTCTCAGGATATAATTAGAGACTTCAGACACTTCAAGCAGGGACTGAAGCCTATGTTAAGTGGAGAGAAACCTACTATTCTAGAGCAACCGCCATCGTTTAAGAAACTGATTTCCATCATAAATAGTATTGCAGTGTCTAGTGCTGAATGTGAACGTGGGTTTTCTGCAATGAATCTAATTATGTCTTCTCTTAGATCTTCACTCTACATTAGCACTGTTTGCGATTTATTGCGGATCAGGCTCCTAGGACCTCCTGTGGCTAGATACAATCCCGAGCGACACGTCAAAACCTGGCTGGCGAAGGGACACCATTCTGCACTTGACACCAAGTCAAAACAACGAGGGCAGAAAACTTACAATGAAGACAGCATTGCATTGTGGGAACTTTTTTCCTAA
- the LOC140452221 gene encoding E3 SUMO-protein ligase KIAA1586-like, whose product MTTRVDFFKPNPKKQKGYANNENCSSEALTTTSIVDQDKKEDAIGINEDNCDYHSPSTSSSVKIVSRSVGLGSDADEAKVSNENNDFVNRGEQPVCWSEEQIVEFKAKNPWLIVNRELGCNVCRSVSTLGAEKTKGLKISEEWVLGTVTAYGNNKKDQQSSLRKKIFLHRGSRAHSLAEKILIEAKKDTMKKAVASMHKEQQIVTERIFRTAYKQAKLNRPFFEFETEIDFQIMNGLDMGRILHSNVACSNIIHHISDEMKSDLINGLIKSDSKFSLLLDEATSVSNKNALVVYIRTVLKGMQNPMTVFLTLFELNSTTSAGILQELLNQLQALGLSFEFMKDHMIALTCDGASVLLGKKSGLAIQLTETFSNLFIWHCLNHRLELAVHDSIEEVAGINNFKIFMDKIRNMFSCLPKNSRELAEVAKGLEEQMLKIGRVLDTR is encoded by the coding sequence ATGACTACCAGAGTTGATTTCTTTAAACCTAACCCTAAGAAACAAAAAGGTTATGCGAATAATGAGAACTGCAGTTCGGAAGCATTGACTACAACTTCAATTGTTGATCAAGATAAAAAAGAAGACGCAATCGGGATCAATGAGGATAATTGCGATTACCATTCCCCTTCGACTTCCTCGTCGGTCAAAATAGTATCCAGGTCGGTGGGTTTGGGATCTGATGCAGACGAAGCTAAGGTTAGTAATGAAAATAATGATTTTGTTAATAGGGGTGAACAGCCAGTTTGTTGGTCTGAAGAACAAATTGTTGAATTTAAAGCTAAAAATCCATGGTTAATTGTGAACAGAGAACTAGGTTGCAACGTTTGCCGTAGTGTGAGTACTCTAGGTGCAGAGAAAACGAAGGGCCTAAAGATTAGCGAAGAGTGGGTTTTAGGAACTGTTACCGCTTATGGAAACAATAAAAAAGACCAGCAATCCTCTCTTAGGAAAAAGATATTTTTACACCGTGGGTCTCGAGCTCATTCTTTGGCTGAAAAAATACTCATTGAAGCTAAGAAAGATACAATGAAAAAAGCTGTTGCTTCTATGCATAAAGAGCAGCAGATTGTAACTGAGCGCATTTTCCGCACGGCTTATAAGCAAGCTAAACTAAATAGGCCATTTTTTGAGTTTGAAACTGAAATTGATTTTCAAATAATGAATGGCTTAGATATGGGGCGAAtcctacattcaaatgttgcttGCTCCAATATAATTCATCATATTTCTGATGAAATGAAATCAGACTTGATAAATGGCCTAATCAAGTCAGACTCTAAATTTTCCCTGCTTTTGGATGAAGCCACTTCAGTTTCAAACAAAAATGCTTTGGTGGTTTATATCAGAACTGTTCTAAAGGGAATGCAAAACCCTATGACAGTGTTCTTAACACTTTTTGAGCTAAATAGCACAACATCAGCTGGTATATTacaagaacttttaaatcagttaCAAGCATTAGGTCTAAGCTTTGAATTCATGAAAGACCATATGATTGCTCTAACTTGTGATGGTGCTTCAGTGCTACTAGGCAAGAAATCTGGCCTTGCTATACAGCTTACTGAAACGTTCTCCAACTTGTTCATTTGGCATTGTTTGAACCATCGTTTAGAGCTTGCCGTGCACGATTCCATAGAAGAAGTAGCTGGAATCAATAATTTTAAGATATTCATGGATAAAATTAGAAACATGTTTAGTTGTTTACCGAAAAACAGCAGAGAGTTGGCAGAAGTTGCTAAAGGACTAGAGGAGCAAATGTTGAAAATCGGCCGTGTTTTAGATACTAGGTAG